From a single Methylacidiphilum kamchatkense Kam1 genomic region:
- a CDS encoding sigma factor: MKNKAQWVKKEIDWRESIKKFQMALHEEKLSLLQIPSIKKILIEKIIHLHEPSKQKRINAKEVVFLISLLRSKHNYMDEKVLAVLDKLRLNIIWWNNLREEAEKDNGKEAIIWKRKRQTLAEATEPLIINGIELIHRVVKTNNLNIKEAVFSDGIIGFYRALERYNPSSQNPFPNYALYWIKNEIAAEALKSKTVQISSYLKKKNSSQKNLNLEDPENNINNPQIVSLDAPINNEGDQLHTIIAGPNGMQQSSDNEELKKSGFKSLKTRPMTLNLF; encoded by the coding sequence ATGAAAAATAAAGCACAATGGGTCAAAAAGGAAATAGATTGGAGAGAATCGATCAAAAAATTCCAAATGGCTTTGCATGAAGAAAAACTATCTTTACTTCAGATTCCATCTATAAAGAAAATTCTTATTGAGAAGATTATTCATCTTCATGAACCTTCTAAACAAAAGAGAATTAATGCCAAAGAAGTAGTTTTTTTAATTTCTTTACTTCGATCCAAACATAACTACATGGACGAAAAAGTATTAGCAGTGCTAGATAAATTACGATTGAACATCATATGGTGGAACAACCTCAGAGAGGAAGCTGAAAAAGACAATGGGAAAGAAGCTATAATATGGAAAAGAAAAAGGCAAACATTAGCTGAAGCAACGGAACCATTGATTATAAACGGTATTGAGTTGATCCACAGGGTTGTCAAAACGAACAACCTAAATATTAAAGAGGCGGTCTTTAGTGATGGAATTATTGGCTTTTACAGAGCCTTAGAAAGGTACAATCCTTCTTCACAAAATCCATTTCCAAACTATGCCTTATACTGGATCAAAAATGAAATTGCCGCCGAAGCATTAAAATCTAAAACAGTTCAGATTAGTTCTTATCTAAAAAAGAAAAATTCTTCTCAAAAGAACCTCAATTTAGAAGATCCAGAAAACAATATTAATAATCCGCAAATAGTTAGTTTGGATGCTCCAATCAATAATGAGGGTGATCAATTGCATACCATTATTGCTGGACCAAACGGTATGCAACAATCATCGGATAATGAAGAATTAAAAAAGAGTGGATTCAAATCATTGAAAACGCGCCCAATGACATTAA
- a CDS encoding AAA family ATPase has protein sequence MKKSVDPFYSLSKEDYVSSLILPEDYIITDIAAIRVVECAVHAMGEGTALSAVLLDGPPGIGKTFLGKAIAKAIGARHMLFQFFPGCGKEELLRDKSIDGTLVPGIIPLAITSSIENKTVLILNELDKADVSVDSFLLDFINESQIFVPQLGGELKANNTNLLIVITKNDLRDATEALLRRCRVIYMNWPTVEMETKLIRMHNPWASEKFCEIFINAANQLRRHPGVKKKPSPPELVRLISDCWRIRNQNMTLLEWSQFLLTGLLPLPQDRKYLDQNPMALASEVRNLLSEIKNLCRIHFNGIRE, from the coding sequence ATGAAAAAAAGTGTGGATCCTTTTTATTCCTTATCTAAAGAAGACTATGTTTCAAGTTTGATACTTCCAGAAGACTATATTATTACGGATATTGCCGCTATAAGAGTGGTAGAATGTGCAGTCCATGCAATGGGAGAGGGGACTGCGCTTTCTGCAGTGTTGTTGGATGGTCCTCCTGGTATTGGAAAAACATTTTTGGGTAAGGCAATTGCTAAAGCCATTGGGGCAAGACATATGTTGTTTCAATTTTTTCCTGGATGTGGAAAAGAAGAACTTCTGCGAGATAAATCCATCGATGGAACACTTGTTCCTGGTATCATTCCTCTGGCTATAACTTCTTCTATAGAAAACAAAACGGTACTCATTCTCAACGAACTAGATAAAGCCGATGTTTCCGTTGACAGTTTTTTACTCGATTTTATTAACGAATCTCAAATATTTGTCCCTCAGTTGGGAGGCGAATTGAAGGCTAACAATACTAACCTTTTAATTGTAATCACAAAAAATGATCTACGTGATGCTACGGAAGCTTTGTTAAGAAGATGTCGGGTTATCTATATGAACTGGCCAACTGTTGAAATGGAAACAAAACTCATAAGAATGCACAATCCATGGGCTTCTGAAAAATTTTGTGAAATCTTTATAAATGCAGCCAATCAATTGCGAAGACATCCTGGTGTAAAGAAAAAACCTTCCCCTCCAGAGCTTGTTCGATTGATAAGCGATTGTTGGCGCATTCGCAATCAAAATATGACTCTTTTAGAATGGAGTCAATTTTTGCTCACAGGGCTTCTTCCTTTACCTCAAGATAGAAAGTATCTAGATCAAAACCCTATGGCTTTAGCATCCGAAGTGAGAAATCTCCTTTCAGAAATTAAAAATCTTTGCAGAATCCACTTTAATGGAATACGTGAATAA
- a CDS encoding type IV secretory system conjugative DNA transfer family protein yields MKLFQKIRETLVGSIGPQYVKPRESLSAKVKGNYWPRHPISSSDFGKLYFRVETEPQELTDESGNPLTIKDLFSHMSILGGSGAGKTRFVLTQVLESLFRATDLRDPKEKAELKFSGFIMDGKCELTEMVLWLAKKYDREKDILLFGPEHDLALDPFNNPDSLPSELADLMITLKQAVDDGKTSQDPFWDAAGRKLFSSIFQLHRELVMAAQKGIIEECPPPMSFPLLNLLVMDRGQPANQSQISSVESVLRENKEKIFQGLEKINRLINRIENLIQEWKKKIKDIYVASKNAPENENEEEREKRLWKKIETEKILKYLNGEQASKSHFGSSSILSLFNGLRSFRAAFFSYSQNDEFHNNLLLVCSELTDRLKKLLKSFKFGVLPNLELWESCLSLIDEIDQLLALSNLINNIEIPAPEYGPLQKWLSSYEKILHHYGKDPYSDEVYLYFKGEYLNIANERTSGSIGMTVSVLTSLMTQPPFDRMVSPKGNLNFADIIDQGKILVLDMNFSRWRNAAKVASILLKLDFFRSVLSRKQLKIDGRPINQQRPVIYLCDEFATVATTGDWTGERGFFDKAREYKCGCIISFQSLAVLESRMIKSEIEAILTNTATIIFLRNPHMETNDYASRLFGEIERSDGYLYRGTQEILFDLSKPIAHQDFQIQFRKEPIYPPYIFSRLKDGEAIVKLHPRFGKKSIKRVQFLLHLIPR; encoded by the coding sequence ATGAAACTATTCCAAAAGATCAGAGAGACTTTAGTTGGATCGATCGGCCCTCAATATGTAAAACCAAGAGAATCTCTTTCTGCTAAAGTCAAAGGAAATTATTGGCCACGGCATCCAATAAGTTCTTCGGATTTTGGAAAATTGTATTTTCGAGTTGAAACAGAACCTCAGGAGCTAACGGATGAATCTGGCAATCCTCTAACTATTAAAGATTTATTCTCACATATGAGCATTCTGGGAGGATCAGGTGCTGGAAAAACTCGATTTGTACTGACTCAAGTTTTGGAAAGCCTTTTTAGAGCAACTGATCTTAGAGATCCTAAAGAAAAAGCAGAATTAAAATTCTCGGGATTTATTATGGATGGAAAATGCGAGCTGACTGAAATGGTATTATGGCTTGCTAAGAAATATGATAGAGAAAAAGATATTTTGCTTTTTGGTCCTGAGCATGATCTTGCTCTAGATCCATTTAATAATCCGGACTCCCTTCCATCAGAGCTTGCTGATTTAATGATTACTTTAAAACAGGCAGTTGATGATGGAAAGACAAGCCAAGATCCTTTCTGGGATGCGGCTGGAAGGAAATTGTTTAGCTCCATTTTTCAACTTCATCGAGAACTTGTTATGGCAGCTCAAAAGGGAATAATTGAAGAATGTCCTCCACCAATGTCTTTCCCTCTTCTTAATCTTCTTGTCATGGATCGAGGACAGCCTGCAAACCAAAGCCAAATATCTTCAGTGGAAAGTGTTTTAAGAGAGAATAAAGAGAAAATTTTTCAGGGATTGGAAAAAATCAATCGTCTTATCAACAGGATCGAAAACCTGATCCAAGAATGGAAAAAGAAAATTAAAGACATATATGTTGCAAGTAAAAATGCGCCGGAAAATGAAAATGAAGAAGAGAGGGAAAAGAGACTATGGAAGAAAATTGAAACAGAAAAAATTTTAAAATATTTAAATGGGGAGCAAGCTTCGAAATCGCATTTTGGTTCTTCTAGCATCCTTTCCTTATTTAATGGTTTGCGTTCTTTTCGTGCTGCTTTTTTTTCTTATTCTCAAAATGATGAGTTTCACAACAATCTTCTTCTAGTGTGCTCGGAACTAACAGATCGACTAAAAAAACTTTTAAAATCTTTTAAATTTGGGGTTCTTCCCAACCTTGAACTTTGGGAAAGCTGCCTAAGTCTTATTGATGAGATTGATCAATTATTGGCCTTATCTAATTTGATAAACAATATTGAAATCCCTGCTCCTGAATATGGCCCTTTGCAAAAGTGGTTAAGTTCCTACGAAAAAATCCTCCATCATTATGGTAAAGATCCCTATTCCGATGAAGTTTACCTTTATTTCAAAGGTGAATATCTAAATATTGCCAATGAAAGAACCTCAGGTTCCATCGGTATGACTGTTTCGGTTCTCACATCACTGATGACTCAGCCGCCTTTTGATCGAATGGTAAGTCCCAAAGGAAACCTCAATTTTGCAGATATCATTGATCAGGGAAAGATCCTTGTATTGGATATGAATTTTTCTAGATGGAGAAATGCGGCAAAAGTGGCAAGCATACTATTAAAACTCGATTTTTTTCGGTCAGTCCTTTCAAGAAAGCAACTAAAAATTGATGGCAGACCAATTAACCAACAAAGGCCTGTAATTTATCTCTGCGATGAATTTGCTACCGTGGCAACCACAGGAGATTGGACTGGAGAAAGAGGTTTTTTTGATAAGGCAAGGGAATATAAATGTGGTTGTATTATTTCTTTTCAATCTTTAGCTGTGTTGGAATCCCGAATGATTAAATCTGAAATAGAAGCCATTCTAACCAATACAGCAACGATCATTTTTTTAAGAAATCCTCATATGGAAACCAATGATTATGCCTCTAGGCTTTTTGGGGAAATTGAAAGAAGTGACGGTTATCTGTATAGAGGAACACAAGAAATTCTTTTTGATTTATCAAAACCTATCGCCCATCAAGATTTCCAAATTCAATTTCGCAAAGAGCCGATTTACCCTCCTTATATCTTTTCTAGACTTAAAGATGGAGAAGCCATTGTGAAACTTCACCCTCGGTTTGGGAAGAAAAGCATAAAAAGAGTTCAATTTCTGCTTCATCTTATCCCTAGATAG